CAATACTTATTGCATGTTTTAGTGTTTGAGGAACACTATCTATAATAACTTGTCTAATCTTAAATACATTAAGTAATAAGAATATAACACCTTCTATTAATGAAGCTGCTAAAGCTGTTTGCCACGAAAACTTCATTCCTAAACATATTGTAAATGTAAAAAGTGCATTTAATCCCATACCTGGTGCCATACCAAAAGGATAATTAGCCATTAATGCCATAATTACAGTACCTATAACAGAAGCTAATGCTGTTGCTGTAAATACAGCTGATTTATCCATTCCTGTTTGACTTAAAATACTTGGATTTACAACTAGTATGTATGCCATAGTTAAAAATGTAGTTAATCCTGCTAACATTTCTGTTTTTACATTTGTTTTGTTTTTTGACAAATGAAATATTCTTTCAAGTATGCCATTTTCTGCCGTGTTTACCATTTTGTTTGATACATTATCCAATCTAAATTCCTCCTATATTTCGAGTTACACCAATACACGGGTACTCTAAAATAAAAATAATATCTTAGTTAGTATCTTCACTAACTGAATAAAATATAAAAGAATAATAACAAGAATTTATAAATATTTACTCAAGAAAAACTGAAACCCCTTTGTTATTTACAAAGGGGTTTATAAGCAAAATACCTATAAACACCCATAGTCAGACAATTTACGGTAGTCCGGTAGAGACACTTAGACCTTATTACTAAGCATATACGGGTAAAATTTTCAAAAATTACATTTGATCTGATCACTTATTATATCTCAGATTTTACAAATAGAGAAATATAATAAATCATTCGTGTAATAGACAGCTCTCTCTTTACATACATAATCCTACAACAAATTTATTCATAAATCAATAGCAATTTTAATTTTTTCTGTATTTTTTTTAATTTTAAAGCTTAAATGTTCGTCTTTTTGAAATGTAAACGTAATTCTAGATTGGGCTATTTTCATTAATTTATTAAATTGTATAATTTTTCAATTTCATTTGTAATTATACAATCAGGTTTTACTCTAATAACCATTTTCATATGTTCTTCTTCATTTACGGTATATGGATTTACCATTATTCCTGCTTCTTTAATTTCTCTCATATATTCTTCTATTAATATACTTGGGAAACAAGGATGATAGCATTGTACCTTAATATCTTTTAAATATTTTGAAACATTGGCAAGAGTTGAATCTGTCAATGCTCCTAGTTTTATTTTATCATCTAAGCTTCTAATTTTAACTAAACTCAAATGATTAAAACTTGAAATAATAATTTTTTCTTTTAAATTATATTGCTCAATCATTTCTAAAACTTTTTCTTCAAGACCTTGATAAGGGAATATGCTATTTTTCAATTCTAAATTCAATACTTTTAAATTTGATTTTGCCACAAGTTCTAAAAGCTCTTTTAAAGTCGGTATTTCCTCACCGTTCTTAGTTTTAAACATCTTGAGTTCAGCCAAAGTATAATCTTTAACATACCCTATTCCATTTGTTGTTCTTTCTAAGGTTTCATCATGTATTATGACTGGTATATTATCTTGAGATAGCTGGACATCCGTCTCTATACCATCGGCCTTATATTCAATGGCTTTTTCAAATGCAAGCATTGTATT
The window above is part of the Clostridium saccharoperbutylacetonicum N1-4(HMT) genome. Proteins encoded here:
- a CDS encoding glycerophosphodiester phosphodiesterase — encoded protein: MKILNIAHRGYSGKFDENTMLAFEKAIEYKADGIETDVQLSQDNIPVIIHDETLERTTNGIGYVKDYTLAELKMFKTKNGEEIPTLKELLELVAKSNLKVLNLELKNSIFPYQGLEEKVLEMIEQYNLKEKIIISSFNHLSLVKIRSLDDKIKLGALTDSTLANVSKYLKDIKVQCYHPCFPSILIEEYMREIKEAGIMVNPYTVNEEEHMKMVIRVKPDCIITNEIEKLYNLIN